TAATTTGGGCAGTAAATTATATAAAGCAGAAGTAATTTGCCGCTTGATTCGGTTGCGAACCACTGCCCTTTTGCTAACTTTTGTACTTATGGAAATACCAATCCGCGTGCTGGCAAGAGTTCTTAAGTCAATTGCTTGTGTAGTCTGGGTGGCAGTGTCCAAAGAAGGTTTTCTTGAAAACAACGGCTTTAAGGCTCTCAATGTTAAGTAAGAGCCATTACGCCGAATTCCTTCGCGGAAAACTGCCTGAAAATCCTTGCGGGATTTTAGCCGATTTGCTTTAGGCAAAGCCACAGATACTCTTTTAGCTTAAATATGCCCTAAACGCTCAAACGGTGACGACCCTTTTTTCTCCTAGCCCTAATAACGTTTCTACCATCTGGTGTCCGCATTCTGGCGCGAAAACCAGAGGTTCTTTTTCTCTTACGGCTAGTACCGCCGAGTGTTCTTTTCATACTGTTCTCCTCTTAGGTGATTTTTATAAAAACTCACAATCTCTAATTGTATCACTTTTTTGGGGAATTGGGAATTGAGCATTGCTTACACCCACTCAGCACTCTTAATTGATGCTCAAAATCCATGTTCCCAGGTAGCGCAATAGTGGCACATCGCCAGGGGAAAGTACTTGACAGTTAAAGTAGTAAACTCCGCCGAAGGATGGGTTTTTCACGTTAGATAACACTACCTCAACTGCGCTACCTGCTGGCACTGGCTCTTGAGGAAAAATATTAATTAGCTTACCTTCTTTGTCCCACTTCACTTCAGAAAGCGGAACTGCTTTGCCTTTGACTCGGACTTCAATATTTTTCTGGTCAAAAGTTCCTTTGTAATAATCAGGGTAGGTAATGGCAAATTGACCAACTGCCAATTTCATCCTTTTCGCTGGAATTCTTAATATATATCGATCCCAACCATTAGCTTGTCCACCAAAATCTAATCGGAAGGGCAGTTGATTTTCGGCTTTTACACCACTAAACAGCGTAAATCCAGGTAAACTTTGTGCCCAAGTCAGGGCAGGAAATCCAGTCACTAAACAGGTAGTCACTGCTAAAGCAGAAAGTAAACGTCGCATAGTTAAGCTTCCTCCACCAAAAAATAAATCTGTTATCTAAAATAACTGTGTGTTAGTATTCGTTACTAAAGTTTACTACTCACTTCCTGACAATTGACGTTCAGTAACAACAAAAAGTGCCATCATCCCTAATGTTTGAACGACAGTAAGATTGCTTAGTAATAAATTTTACATATAATCAATTTGCTTTATTATCCTTATAGAATGCTGATTTGATGACTAGGTTAGTCAAATTTTGAACTAAATAGAAACACAGTTAGGATTTGATTGTGTTTCTAAATATGTATAAGTGTATCTAAATTTGAGAGTTTTGTTATAAAAATTGAGGGATGCCATCAGCGATCGCCAGTTAAGTTGGGCTAAATTGATTAAAATGAGTTGGAATCGAAGTCGTAATCATTAAAATTTGATTTGGAAATTATCAAGCTTTCAAAATTGGGTCAATATTACTCTATAAGAAAGGAATACCAAAATTTCTGAATCCCGAAAATAAGCTGAAGATAAAGATGCAAAATTTGGGAATCAATTTAGGATGTGCAATACGTAACCCTGTTTGCAACTATCTGAAAATATGACATCTGCGAGCGGCAAAGTCGGGCTTTGCCTGGATAGCTAAAGAGTGGGAGAGGAAAGTTTCTTTTGTTCAATCTACAAGTAAAATTCATGGCTGATATTGCTGCCTAAGTACTATAAGTGCGGGTTATCCCTTATCTAAACAATCACTTACTTGGCAGAGATTAGGTATTTATCTTCAGGAGATTTCATGAGAATAGCAGTTGCTAAAGAAATTGAAGTTTGTGAACGTCGTGTGGCATTAATTCCTGACACCGTTGCTCGATTGGTAAAGCAAGGTTTGGAAGTTTGGGTAGAAACGGGTGCAGGAGAGCGGTCTTTTTTCAGCGATCCTGACTATGAAGCAGCAGGAGCTACAATAATCAGCGATACTGCCAAATTATGGGGCGAAACAGATATTTTACTGAAAGTCAGCCCACCACAAGAACGAGAAGATGGACGCTCAGAAGTTGATTTGTTAAAAGAAGGGGCTGTATTAGTCAGTTTCCTCAATCCTTTGGGAAATCCCATTGTGGCGCAGCAACTAGCAAATCGGAAAATCACTGCCTTGAGTATGGAAATGATTCCCCGTACCACCAGGGCGCAAAGTATGGATGCTTTGTCATCGCAAGCTTCATTAGCAGGTTACAAAGCAGTATTAATTGCCGCAGCTGCATTACCGAAATATTTCCCGATGTTAACCACAGCCGCCGGGACGATCGCTCCAGCGAAAGTATTTATTATGGGCGCTGGTGTAGCCGGATTGCAAGCGATCGCTACAGCGAGACGTTTGGGAGCAGTGGTAGAAGCCTTTGACATTCGTCCCGCCGTTAAAGAAGAAGTACAAAGCTTAGGGGCAAAATTCGTTGAAGTCAAATTAGACGAAGAAACCGTCGCTGCTGGTGGTTACGCCAAGGAAATTTCCGAAGCTAGCAAACAACGTACCCAAGAAGTTGTCGCCGAACACGTCAAAAATTCTGATGTCGTAATTACCACCGCCCAAGTTCCTGGAAGACAAGCACCACGGCTAGTTACAGAAGAAATGGTGGCACAGATGAAACCCGGTTCTGTGATTGTTGATTTGGCTGCGGAACAGGGTGGTAACTGCGCCTGTACACAAGCAGGTAAAGATATTGTGTGGAACGGCGTGACAATCATCGGCCCCATCAATCTGCCATCATCGATGCCAATTCACGCCAGCCAATTGTATGCCAAGAACGTAACATCCTT
This genomic interval from Nostoc sp. KVJ3 contains the following:
- a CDS encoding DUF2808 domain-containing protein, whose translation is MRRLLSALAVTTCLVTGFPALTWAQSLPGFTLFSGVKAENQLPFRLDFGGQANGWDRYILRIPAKRMKLAVGQFAITYPDYYKGTFDQKNIEVRVKGKAVPLSEVKWDKEGKLINIFPQEPVPAGSAVEVVLSNVKNPSFGGVYYFNCQVLSPGDVPLLRYLGTWILSIN
- the rpmH gene encoding 50S ribosomal protein L34, which translates into the protein MKRTLGGTSRKRKRTSGFRARMRTPDGRNVIRARRKKGRHRLSV
- a CDS encoding Re/Si-specific NAD(P)(+) transhydrogenase subunit alpha; translation: MRIAVAKEIEVCERRVALIPDTVARLVKQGLEVWVETGAGERSFFSDPDYEAAGATIISDTAKLWGETDILLKVSPPQEREDGRSEVDLLKEGAVLVSFLNPLGNPIVAQQLANRKITALSMEMIPRTTRAQSMDALSSQASLAGYKAVLIAAAALPKYFPMLTTAAGTIAPAKVFIMGAGVAGLQAIATARRLGAVVEAFDIRPAVKEEVQSLGAKFVEVKLDEETVAAGGYAKEISEASKQRTQEVVAEHVKNSDVVITTAQVPGRQAPRLVTEEMVAQMKPGSVIVDLAAEQGGNCACTQAGKDIVWNGVTIIGPINLPSSMPIHASQLYAKNVTSLMQLLINKDKALQVDFSDDIVDAACVTHAGEIRNQRVRDALQALSTQQSAVN